The following are from one region of the Stigmatella ashevillena genome:
- a CDS encoding GNAT family N-acetyltransferase, with amino-acid sequence MTMKQVDPGVEVAVPVLDAANLPNDLNSAVKLSQPTDEDMSVVASLRASSDPWKTRGETQEESLQALTQLRPFLHVAKLQGQAVGYVTVERDGPVPGAAYMRNIVVRQDLRKQGLGMVLLNHGVQTARDMYRKTIALRVDPANGPAVSFYRKAGFTTVATVVSKKSGKLRLLMSREL; translated from the coding sequence ATGACGATGAAGCAGGTGGACCCGGGCGTGGAGGTTGCAGTGCCGGTACTGGACGCAGCCAACCTGCCCAATGATCTGAACTCGGCGGTCAAGCTGTCCCAACCGACCGATGAAGACATGAGCGTGGTGGCCTCCCTGCGCGCCAGCTCTGATCCCTGGAAGACCCGGGGCGAGACCCAGGAAGAGAGCCTCCAGGCCCTCACGCAGCTGCGGCCCTTCCTGCACGTGGCGAAGCTTCAGGGACAGGCGGTCGGCTACGTCACCGTGGAGCGCGACGGCCCGGTTCCGGGTGCCGCGTACATGCGCAACATCGTGGTCCGGCAGGACCTGCGCAAGCAGGGGCTCGGCATGGTGCTGCTCAACCACGGCGTGCAGACGGCGCGCGACATGTACCGCAAGACGATCGCGCTGCGCGTGGACCCGGCCAACGGCCCCGCGGTGAGCTTCTACCGCAAGGCGGGCTTCACCACCGTGGCCACGGTGGTGTCCAAGAAGTCCGGCAAGCTGCGCCTGCTGATGTCCCGCGAGCTGTAG
- a CDS encoding GTP-binding protein produces the protein MQLNHAQRELTLKIVYYGPGLSGKTTNLRQLYARASPEVRGRLLSVETRDDRTLFFDVLPVFFSSSQGYNVRVKLFTVPGQVIHVATRRIVLRAADAVAFVADSRRSATKENNRYWHSLREDMRENGLDPDRVPVVIQFNKRDLPDARPEEELDLLRRRGREPVVGAVAVRGEGVCETLHELMQLAWQRLDADAHLTRNMGMSEEEFLLRVFRNMNLDGTSLAERYKAETTLRGGAG, from the coding sequence TTGCAACTCAACCACGCTCAGCGAGAGCTCACGCTCAAGATCGTCTACTACGGGCCCGGGCTCAGTGGGAAGACGACCAACTTGCGCCAGTTGTACGCCCGGGCGAGCCCCGAGGTCCGGGGGCGGCTGCTGTCGGTGGAGACGCGCGACGACCGGACCCTGTTCTTCGACGTGCTGCCGGTCTTCTTCTCCTCCTCCCAGGGGTACAACGTCCGGGTGAAGCTCTTCACCGTGCCGGGTCAGGTCATCCACGTTGCCACGCGCCGCATCGTGTTGAGGGCCGCGGACGCGGTGGCCTTCGTGGCGGACAGCCGGCGCAGCGCCACGAAGGAGAACAACCGGTACTGGCACAGCCTGCGGGAGGACATGCGGGAGAACGGGTTGGATCCCGACCGGGTGCCCGTGGTCATCCAGTTCAACAAGCGGGACTTGCCGGACGCGCGCCCGGAGGAGGAGCTGGACCTGCTGCGGCGCCGGGGCCGGGAGCCCGTGGTGGGGGCCGTGGCCGTGCGGGGCGAGGGCGTCTGTGAAACCTTGCATGAGTTGATGCAGCTGGCCTGGCAACGGCTCGACGCGGACGCTCACCTCACCCGGAACATGGGAATGAGCGAAGAGGAGTTCCTCCTCCGAGTGTTTCGAAACATGAATCTCGATGGCACTTCGCTCGCGGAGCGTTACAAGGCCGAGACTACCTTGAGAGGAGGGGCGGGATGA
- a CDS encoding sensor histidine kinase, with amino-acid sequence MSADQGPTSWGDGVPPLPDSLLNRTPLLAELLDLPSLAGVVEGFAGLHGMGVQVIDAQGACLAGTEGRQGAFCAHVTSGKQDGEGCAARAPLGSGLHSVACPSGVRYLVLQVRWEGSELGRVVFGPFAPEVVAALPERMDVVRAPGLGSPLAAAAAYFSQVLEALMAVGHRSWLASRIQLESAGEIRRELEVRDARMSSLQGRLREMDRLQSSFLGTVSHELRTPLASIIAYSELLSEGITGQLNPEQIQCVQSITEMGRTLLDLITSILDISQLEAGKLRLAFAPVDMAEVVVSAVSSVTPQSRRKGLKLEVVLPELRQPRVLADKGRLYQVLVNLLANALKFTPEGHVRVRLSEVGPQEELGGQGYRFCVEDTGVGIRQDQLERIFQSFYQVDSSSTREFGGVGLGLSIVKRFVEGHGGKVLVTSQPGQGSCFIAVLPSRPPQVGESGVHVLPPLPEPDRF; translated from the coding sequence ATGAGCGCGGACCAAGGGCCTACGTCATGGGGAGATGGTGTGCCGCCCCTGCCCGATAGCCTCCTGAACCGTACGCCGCTGCTGGCGGAGCTGCTCGACCTGCCGTCGCTCGCGGGCGTGGTGGAGGGCTTTGCGGGGCTGCACGGCATGGGCGTGCAAGTCATCGACGCCCAGGGCGCGTGCCTGGCGGGCACCGAGGGGCGCCAGGGCGCCTTCTGTGCCCACGTCACGTCCGGGAAGCAGGACGGGGAGGGCTGCGCGGCCCGAGCGCCGCTTGGCTCGGGCCTCCACTCGGTGGCGTGCCCTTCGGGGGTGCGCTACCTGGTCCTCCAGGTGCGGTGGGAAGGCAGCGAGCTGGGACGGGTGGTGTTTGGCCCCTTCGCGCCCGAGGTGGTGGCGGCCCTGCCGGAGCGGATGGACGTGGTCCGGGCACCTGGGTTGGGCTCGCCCCTGGCGGCAGCCGCGGCGTACTTCTCCCAGGTGCTGGAGGCCCTCATGGCGGTGGGGCACCGCTCCTGGCTGGCCAGCCGCATCCAGCTCGAGTCCGCCGGGGAGATCCGCCGGGAGCTGGAGGTCCGCGACGCGCGGATGTCGTCGCTCCAGGGCCGTCTGCGGGAGATGGACCGGCTCCAGTCGAGCTTCCTGGGCACCGTGAGCCACGAGTTGCGCACGCCCCTGGCCTCCATCATCGCCTACTCGGAGCTGCTGTCCGAGGGCATCACCGGGCAGCTCAACCCGGAGCAGATCCAGTGCGTGCAGTCCATCACGGAGATGGGGCGCACGCTGTTGGATCTCATCACCTCCATCCTGGACATCAGCCAGTTGGAGGCGGGCAAGCTGCGGCTGGCCTTCGCGCCGGTGGACATGGCCGAGGTGGTGGTCTCCGCGGTGTCCAGCGTGACGCCCCAATCGCGGCGCAAGGGTTTGAAGCTGGAGGTGGTCCTCCCGGAGCTGCGGCAGCCCCGGGTGCTCGCGGACAAGGGGCGGCTGTACCAGGTGCTGGTGAACCTGCTGGCCAACGCCCTCAAGTTCACCCCGGAGGGCCACGTGCGGGTGCGGCTCTCGGAGGTCGGGCCTCAGGAGGAGCTGGGGGGGCAGGGCTACCGCTTCTGCGTCGAGGACACGGGGGTGGGCATCCGCCAGGATCAGCTCGAGCGCATCTTCCAGAGCTTCTACCAGGTGGACTCCAGCTCCACCCGGGAGTTCGGGGGCGTGGGGCTGGGGCTCTCCATCGTCAAACGCTTCGTGGAAGGGCACGGCGGCAAGGTGCTGGTGACGAGCCAGCCGGGC